The following are from one region of the Bradyrhizobium septentrionale genome:
- the acs gene encoding acetate--CoA ligase, which produces MSEKIYDVSADWAKRAYVNDAKYREMYARSVKDPNGFWAEHGKRIDWIKPFSKVENVSFAPGNISIKWFEDGVLNVAWNCIDRHLEKRGDQTAIIWEGDDPSESRHITYRQLHDEVCKMANILRTRNVKKGDRVTIYLPMIPEAAYAMLACARIGAIHSVVFGGFSPDSLAQRIKDCDSKVVITADEGLRGGKKVPLKANVDAAIAKTGGVDWVVVVKRTGGKIEMNPTRDLWYHEAAEMVTTECPAEHMHAEDPLFILYTSGSTGTPKGVLHTSGGYLVFASMTHQYVFDYHDGDIYWCTADVGWVTGHSYILYGPLCNGATTLMFEGVPNYPDNSRFWNVVDKHKVNIFYTAPTAIRALMQGGDEPVKKTSRQSLRLLGSVGEPINPEAWEWYYRVVGDERCPIVDTWWQTETGGILITPLPGATKLKPGSATRPFFGVVPEIVDADGKTLEGETSGNLCLTKSWPGQMRTVYGDHARFEQTYFSTYKNKYFTGDGCRRDADGYYWITGRVDDVINVSGHRMGTAEVESSLVAHEAVSEAAVVGYPHDIKGQGIYAYVTLMKGTEPTEALRKELVAWVRKDIGPIASPDLIQFAPGLPKTRSGKIMRRILRKIAEDEPSSLGDTSTLADPAVVDDLVENRQNKK; this is translated from the coding sequence ATGTCCGAGAAGATCTATGACGTGTCGGCCGATTGGGCCAAGCGCGCCTACGTCAACGACGCCAAATATCGCGAGATGTACGCGCGCTCGGTCAAGGACCCCAACGGCTTCTGGGCCGAGCACGGCAAGCGGATCGACTGGATCAAGCCCTTCAGCAAGGTCGAGAACGTCTCCTTTGCGCCCGGTAACATCTCGATCAAATGGTTCGAGGATGGCGTTTTGAACGTCGCCTGGAATTGCATCGACCGGCATCTCGAGAAGCGCGGCGACCAGACCGCGATCATCTGGGAGGGCGACGACCCCTCCGAGTCCAGGCACATCACCTACCGCCAGCTGCACGACGAAGTCTGCAAGATGGCCAACATCCTGCGCACCCGGAACGTCAAGAAGGGCGACCGCGTCACGATCTATTTGCCGATGATTCCGGAAGCGGCCTACGCCATGCTGGCCTGCGCGCGGATCGGCGCGATCCATTCGGTGGTGTTCGGCGGCTTCTCGCCGGACAGCCTCGCCCAGCGCATCAAGGACTGCGACTCGAAGGTCGTCATCACCGCGGACGAAGGCCTGCGCGGCGGCAAGAAGGTGCCGCTGAAGGCCAATGTCGATGCCGCCATCGCCAAGACCGGCGGCGTCGACTGGGTCGTGGTGGTGAAGCGCACCGGTGGCAAGATCGAGATGAACCCGACCCGCGACCTCTGGTATCACGAGGCCGCCGAGATGGTGACGACGGAATGCCCGGCCGAGCACATGCACGCCGAGGACCCGCTGTTCATCCTCTACACCTCAGGCTCGACCGGCACGCCGAAGGGCGTGCTGCACACCTCCGGCGGCTATCTCGTGTTCGCCTCGATGACGCATCAATATGTGTTCGACTATCACGACGGCGACATCTACTGGTGCACCGCCGACGTCGGCTGGGTCACTGGTCACAGCTACATCCTCTACGGGCCGCTCTGTAACGGCGCGACCACGCTGATGTTCGAGGGCGTGCCGAACTACCCGGACAATTCGCGCTTCTGGAACGTGGTCGACAAGCACAAGGTCAACATCTTCTACACCGCGCCGACCGCGATCCGCGCGCTGATGCAGGGCGGCGACGAGCCGGTGAAGAAGACCTCGCGCCAATCGCTGCGCCTGCTCGGCTCGGTCGGCGAGCCGATCAATCCGGAAGCCTGGGAATGGTATTACCGCGTGGTCGGCGACGAGCGCTGCCCGATCGTCGACACCTGGTGGCAGACCGAGACCGGCGGCATCTTGATCACGCCGCTGCCGGGCGCCACCAAGCTGAAGCCGGGATCGGCGACGCGGCCGTTCTTCGGCGTGGTGCCGGAGATCGTCGACGCCGACGGCAAGACCTTGGAGGGAGAGACCTCGGGCAATCTCTGCCTGACCAAGTCATGGCCCGGCCAGATGCGCACGGTCTATGGCGATCATGCCCGGTTCGAGCAGACCTATTTCTCGACCTACAAGAACAAGTATTTCACCGGCGACGGCTGCCGGCGGGATGCCGACGGCTATTACTGGATCACCGGCCGTGTCGACGACGTCATCAACGTCTCCGGCCACCGCATGGGCACCGCCGAGGTCGAGAGCTCGCTGGTCGCGCATGAGGCGGTGTCGGAAGCCGCGGTGGTCGGCTATCCGCACGACATCAAGGGCCAGGGCATCTATGCCTATGTCACGCTGATGAAGGGCACCGAGCCGACGGAAGCGCTGCGCAAGGAGCTGGTCGCCTGGGTCCGCAAGGATATCGGCCCGATCGCCTCGCCGGATCTGATCCAGTTCGCGCCCGGCCTGCCGAAGACGCGCTCCGGCAAGATCATGCGCCGCATCCTGCGCAAGATCGCCGAGGACGAGCCGTCGAGCCTCGGCGACACCTCGACCTTGGCCGATCCCGCCGTGGTCGACGACCTCGTCGAGAACCGGCAGAACAAAAAGTAG
- a CDS encoding DNA topoisomerase IB — MMDQQNIAAVRPMSADPAVALAKALGQWPKRPQAKLQPPRAKLNLDAPIKTSVEDLARDLGLRLGDQNELTIRRIKRGKNYSFVRANGSRVRDARTIRRLHAMAVPPAYRQVRYSSDPSSHLQAVGRDAAGRLQYRYHADWEKVREQRKAHRLAKLVAALPKIRRKVSAFLSGEEPTREFALSAVIELIARTAIRPGNESYARLNGTRGATTLLKSNVTLEDDSLVLTFKAKGGKAVRKECDAAKLVRAIGILRGVPGKRMFQYHDRSGVVRAASTTAVNAFLREIAGIKISLKDFRTLMASAVVVESLSRITPATSQRGRKRQVLDAIRAAADQLSNTPAICRKSYVHDTIVTAFEDGILERFAATMGGYRTQSKREQLLAQVVMAAGA; from the coding sequence ATGATGGATCAGCAGAACATCGCGGCTGTGCGGCCCATGTCCGCCGATCCCGCTGTCGCCCTGGCGAAGGCGCTAGGCCAGTGGCCCAAGCGGCCGCAGGCAAAGTTGCAGCCGCCGCGGGCCAAGCTCAACCTCGACGCGCCCATCAAGACCTCGGTCGAGGATCTCGCGCGCGATCTGGGCCTGCGGCTCGGCGACCAGAACGAGCTGACCATCCGCCGCATCAAGCGCGGCAAGAACTATTCATTCGTTCGTGCCAATGGCTCGCGGGTCCGCGATGCGCGGACGATCCGTCGGCTGCACGCCATGGCGGTTCCGCCGGCCTATCGCCAGGTGCGCTATTCCAGCGATCCTAGCTCGCATTTGCAGGCGGTCGGCCGCGATGCCGCAGGTCGTTTGCAATACCGTTATCACGCCGATTGGGAGAAGGTCCGCGAGCAGCGCAAGGCGCATCGCCTGGCCAAGCTCGTGGCGGCGCTGCCGAAGATCCGGCGCAAGGTCTCGGCGTTCCTGTCCGGCGAAGAGCCGACGCGCGAATTCGCGCTGTCGGCGGTGATCGAGCTGATCGCGCGCACCGCGATCCGGCCCGGCAACGAATCCTATGCCCGCCTCAACGGCACCCGCGGCGCCACCACGCTTTTGAAGTCCAACGTCACGCTGGAAGACGATTCTCTGGTGCTGACCTTCAAGGCCAAGGGCGGCAAGGCCGTGCGCAAGGAATGCGACGCGGCCAAGCTGGTGCGGGCGATCGGCATTCTGCGCGGTGTCCCGGGCAAGCGCATGTTCCAGTATCACGACCGCTCCGGCGTCGTTCGCGCCGCCTCGACCACGGCGGTGAACGCGTTCCTGCGCGAGATCGCCGGCATCAAGATCTCGCTGAAGGATTTCCGCACGCTGATGGCGTCGGCCGTCGTCGTGGAGTCGCTGTCGCGGATCACGCCGGCCACCAGCCAGCGCGGCCGCAAGCGCCAGGTGCTGGATGCGATCCGCGCCGCCGCCGACCAGCTCTCCAACACGCCGGCGATCTGCCGCAAGAGCTACGTCCACGACACCATCGTCACTGCCTTCGAGGACGGCATCCTCGAACGCTTCGCCGCGACGATGGGAGGCTACCGCACCCAGTCCAAGCGCGAGCAGCTGCTGGCGCAGGTGGTGATGGCGGCCGGGGCGTAA
- a CDS encoding RsmB/NOP family class I SAM-dependent RNA methyltransferase encodes MPPSRFAVPAEVPGLAARRIAADILDGVLHKHRTLDDQLDGAGAHPGLKSLADRDRALMRRLVSTILRKLGTLGHLLSRLLDRGIPTDAPRAQSALLIGAAQILWMDVPDHAAVDLSVRLVQSDRRAAKYAGLVNAVLRRCAREGQGLIDETSTQTLDLPQWMLARWDAHYGESTARDMALALGHEPSLDLTVKSDAPQWASRLHGETLPTGTVRTLLQGSVTMLPGFAEGHWWVQDAAAALPVRLFGDIKDKAIADLCAAPGGKTAQLALAGAHVTAIDRSPARVARLRDNLTRLALEAETVVADAAEWSAAAGSFDGILVDAPCSSTGTIRRHPDVAWLRQEGDIAALSALQKRLLQKATHLLKPGGTLVYCTCSLEPEEGEQAIAALLASEAGLRRAPVEKDEVAGLDDIITADGDLRTLPCHLPNADPRLGGLDGFYAARLVKS; translated from the coding sequence ATGCCTCCTTCAAGATTTGCAGTTCCTGCCGAAGTCCCCGGTCTCGCGGCGCGCCGTATCGCGGCCGACATCCTCGACGGCGTGCTGCACAAGCACCGCACGCTCGACGATCAGCTCGACGGCGCCGGCGCGCATCCCGGCCTGAAATCACTCGCCGATCGCGACCGCGCGCTGATGCGCCGGCTGGTCTCGACCATCCTGCGCAAGCTCGGCACGCTCGGCCATCTGCTGTCGCGCCTGCTCGATCGCGGCATCCCGACCGATGCGCCGCGCGCGCAGAGCGCGCTCCTGATCGGCGCCGCGCAGATCCTCTGGATGGATGTGCCTGATCACGCCGCGGTCGATCTCTCGGTGCGGCTGGTGCAGTCGGACCGGCGCGCGGCGAAATATGCCGGGCTCGTCAACGCCGTGCTGCGCCGCTGCGCGCGCGAGGGCCAGGGCCTGATCGATGAGACCAGCACGCAGACGCTGGACCTGCCGCAATGGATGCTGGCGCGCTGGGACGCGCATTACGGCGAATCGACCGCGCGCGACATGGCGCTGGCGCTCGGCCATGAGCCGTCGCTCGACCTCACGGTGAAGTCGGACGCGCCGCAATGGGCGAGCCGCCTGCATGGCGAGACGCTGCCGACGGGAACCGTGCGCACGCTGCTGCAGGGGTCCGTCACGATGCTGCCGGGCTTTGCCGAAGGCCATTGGTGGGTGCAGGACGCCGCCGCCGCGCTGCCGGTGCGGCTGTTCGGCGACATCAAGGACAAGGCGATCGCCGACCTCTGCGCGGCGCCCGGCGGCAAGACCGCCCAGCTCGCGCTGGCAGGCGCGCATGTCACCGCGATCGACCGCTCGCCGGCGCGGGTCGCGCGGCTGCGCGACAATCTCACGCGGTTGGCCTTGGAGGCCGAGACGGTCGTCGCCGACGCCGCCGAATGGTCTGCTGCGGCCGGAAGCTTTGACGGTATTCTGGTCGACGCGCCCTGCAGCTCGACCGGAACCATCCGCCGCCATCCCGACGTCGCCTGGCTGCGCCAGGAAGGCGATATCGCGGCGCTATCGGCCCTGCAGAAGCGGCTGCTGCAAAAGGCCACCCATCTGCTGAAGCCGGGCGGCACGCTGGTCTACTGCACCTGCTCGCTGGAGCCGGAAGAAGGCGAGCAGGCGATTGCAGCGCTGCTGGCGAGCGAAGCGGGCCTGCGCCGTGCGCCGGTCGAGAAGGACGAGGTCGCCGGCCTCGACGACATCATTACCGCCGACGGCGATCTGCGCACCCTGCCCTGCCATCTGCCCAATGCCGACCCACGGCTGGGCGGGCTGGACGGGTTTTACGCCGCCAGGCTGGTTAAGTCCTGA
- a CDS encoding heparinase II/III family protein, translating into MSVAQSRRISTLIAGRFARSVIARASGSTVALSRLWPGRTDRLIIAPHDLRTADATRAAEIYAGRFVFAGKIVTCHGRSIFDLEPPSEDWEAALLGFGWLRHLRAADTALTRANARSLVDDWISNQARRRPLERRADVRARRVISLLSQAPLVLGDTDGKFYRKYLRGLAREIRYLRYSILDNDGVPRLQVLIALCYASLCLANQARNIKTTTRKLSDELQRQILPDGGHISRNPGALVELLSDLLPLRQTFAARNIAPPSALLNAIDRMMPMLRFFRHGDGSFALFNGMSTAPSDLVATLLAYDDTRGVPMASMPHSGFQRLDAGTTALIIDTGPPPPPSVSQDAHAGCLSFELSSGPSRIVVNCGMPSTGRDNWRPFARSTAAHATLTYRDTSSCQFVELSAMKRLLRGAPITSGPNNVESYREAVPDGDVLTASHDGYLSRFGVIHRRVLMVSQDGTRLEGEDSLSPAPGGRIKGSEADFALRFHLHPSVKASRLSDARGVMLVLPNRDVWTFEAMDDKVDLEDSVFLAGNDGPRRTSQIVIRQDARQAATIRWSFVRSSTSATATNARRNARREPELPL; encoded by the coding sequence GTGTCGGTCGCTCAAAGCAGACGCATCTCGACGCTGATTGCTGGCCGCTTCGCGCGCAGCGTGATCGCGCGCGCCAGCGGGAGCACGGTTGCGCTGTCGCGGCTGTGGCCTGGCCGCACCGACCGGCTGATCATCGCCCCGCATGATCTGAGGACCGCCGACGCCACCCGCGCCGCCGAGATCTATGCCGGCCGATTCGTCTTCGCCGGCAAGATCGTCACCTGCCACGGCCGCTCGATCTTCGACCTCGAGCCGCCGTCGGAGGATTGGGAAGCCGCCCTGCTCGGCTTCGGCTGGCTGCGCCATCTGCGCGCTGCCGACACCGCGCTGACCCGCGCCAACGCCCGCTCGCTGGTCGACGACTGGATCTCCAACCAGGCGCGCAGGCGGCCGCTGGAGCGCCGCGCCGATGTCCGCGCGCGGCGCGTGATCTCGCTGTTGTCGCAGGCGCCGCTGGTGCTCGGCGATACCGACGGAAAATTCTACCGCAAATATCTGCGCGGGCTGGCGCGCGAGATCCGCTATCTGCGCTACTCCATCCTCGACAATGACGGCGTGCCGCGCCTGCAGGTGCTGATCGCGCTGTGCTACGCCTCGCTCTGCCTCGCCAACCAGGCGCGCAATATCAAGACGACCACGCGCAAGCTGTCGGACGAATTGCAGCGCCAGATCCTGCCCGATGGCGGCCACATCTCGCGCAACCCCGGCGCACTGGTCGAGCTGCTCAGCGATCTCTTGCCGCTGCGACAGACCTTTGCTGCACGGAATATCGCGCCGCCGTCGGCGCTGCTCAACGCCATCGACCGCATGATGCCGATGCTGCGCTTCTTCCGTCACGGCGACGGCAGCTTCGCGCTGTTCAACGGCATGTCGACCGCGCCGTCCGATCTGGTCGCGACGCTGCTCGCCTATGACGACACCCGCGGCGTGCCGATGGCGAGCATGCCGCATAGCGGCTTCCAGCGCCTCGATGCCGGCACCACGGCGTTGATCATCGACACCGGCCCGCCGCCGCCGCCAAGCGTCAGCCAGGATGCGCATGCCGGCTGCCTGTCGTTCGAACTCTCCTCGGGGCCGAGCCGCATCGTCGTGAATTGCGGCATGCCGTCGACCGGGCGCGACAATTGGCGGCCGTTCGCACGCTCCACCGCCGCGCATGCGACGCTGACCTATCGCGACACCTCGTCGTGCCAGTTCGTCGAGCTGTCGGCGATGAAGCGGCTGTTGCGCGGCGCGCCGATCACCAGCGGCCCCAACAATGTCGAGAGCTACCGCGAGGCCGTCCCCGACGGCGACGTGCTCACCGCCTCGCATGACGGCTATCTCTCGCGCTTCGGCGTGATCCACCGCCGCGTGCTGATGGTCTCCCAGGACGGCACCCGGCTCGAAGGCGAGGACTCGCTGTCGCCGGCGCCGGGCGGCCGCATCAAGGGCAGCGAGGCCGATTTCGCGCTGCGCTTCCATTTGCATCCTTCAGTGAAGGCGAGCCGGCTGTCGGATGCCCGCGGCGTGATGCTGGTGCTGCCGAACCGCGACGTCTGGACCTTCGAGGCGATGGACGACAAGGTCGACCTCGAGGACAGCGTGTTCCTGGCCGGCAATGACGGCCCGCGCCGCACCTCCCAGATCGTGATCCGCCAGGACGCAAGGCAGGCCGCCACGATCCGCTGGAGCTTCGTGCGCTCCTCGACCTCGGCCACCGCCACCAACGCGCGCCGCAACGCCCGCCGCGAGCCGGAACTGCCGCTGTAG
- a CDS encoding L,D-transpeptidase — translation MSLKVAVALAATLGAVVSMSQTAEARPEMVGMHGDAYEPGTIVVKTNERRLYLILDSGHAVRYPVGVGKSGKQWAGTTRIDGKYRYPAWSPPAEVKRDKPSIPNVIAGGSPANPMGVAAMTLTGGEYAIHGTNRPGSVGGFVSYGCIRMLNDDITDLYSRVSVGTTVVVTR, via the coding sequence ATGTCGTTGAAGGTTGCGGTGGCGCTGGCTGCCACCCTTGGTGCTGTTGTTTCGATGTCGCAGACGGCCGAAGCGCGGCCGGAAATGGTGGGAATGCACGGTGACGCTTACGAGCCGGGCACCATCGTGGTGAAGACCAACGAACGGCGGCTGTATCTCATTCTCGATTCCGGCCATGCCGTGCGTTATCCGGTCGGCGTCGGCAAGTCCGGCAAGCAGTGGGCCGGCACCACAAGGATCGACGGCAAGTATCGCTACCCGGCCTGGTCGCCGCCCGCCGAGGTCAAGCGCGACAAGCCGAGCATCCCGAACGTGATTGCGGGCGGTTCGCCGGCCAATCCGATGGGCGTGGCCGCGATGACGCTGACCGGCGGCGAATATGCCATCCACGGCACCAACCGGCCGGGCTCGGTCGGCGGCTTCGTGTCCTACGGCTGCATCCGCATGCTGAACGACGACATTACCGATCTCTATTCGCGCGTTTCGGTCGGCACGACGGTCGTCGTCACCCGCTGA
- a CDS encoding thermonuclease family protein, with protein MSPYERINPYRGTGRPPFRRSPWGRRVSAALPWVFVLGIAVGSMLPIRQWVPQWVPSHWSLNRSRDTDVIWQRAGAPDARHSVDVVRTIDGDTFEARVHLAPGPDLFTRVRLRGIDAPELKASCQHELQMAEAATVALRDLLGQGDVAIYNIGPDKYQGRVVADVATKKTDNVSAALLAAGHARAYNGGHRFGWCGNLIR; from the coding sequence ATGTCCCCATACGAGAGAATAAATCCTTATCGTGGGACGGGACGTCCGCCCTTCCGAAGATCACCGTGGGGCCGGCGCGTCTCGGCGGCGCTGCCCTGGGTGTTCGTTCTCGGCATCGCCGTCGGCAGCATGCTTCCGATCCGCCAATGGGTGCCTCAATGGGTGCCGTCGCACTGGTCGTTGAACCGGTCGCGCGACACTGACGTGATCTGGCAACGTGCCGGCGCGCCTGACGCCAGGCACAGCGTCGATGTCGTCAGGACGATCGATGGCGACACCTTCGAGGCGCGGGTGCATCTCGCGCCGGGCCCTGATCTCTTCACGCGGGTCCGGCTGCGCGGCATCGACGCGCCGGAGCTGAAGGCGTCCTGTCAGCACGAACTGCAGATGGCGGAAGCGGCAACCGTCGCGCTGCGCGACCTGCTCGGCCAGGGCGATGTCGCGATCTACAATATCGGTCCCGACAAATATCAGGGACGCGTCGTCGCCGACGTTGCGACGAAGAAGACCGACAACGTCTCGGCGGCGCTGCTCGCGGCCGGCCATGCGCGCGCCTACAATGGCGGCCACCGCTTCGGCTGGTGTGGAAATTTGATCCGCTAA
- a CDS encoding DUF1674 domain-containing protein — MSEKSASEKSASPPEPVARKPLTPAAQRALAEAAARRKAAEELAAQEAAARPKEFQGPKGPEPTRYGDWETKGIASDF; from the coding sequence ATGTCTGAGAAATCTGCGTCTGAGAAATCTGCATCGCCGCCGGAACCCGTGGCGCGCAAGCCATTGACGCCGGCGGCGCAGCGCGCGCTCGCCGAGGCCGCGGCGCGGCGCAAGGCCGCCGAGGAGCTAGCCGCGCAGGAAGCGGCCGCACGGCCGAAGGAATTCCAGGGCCCGAAGGGGCCGGAACCGACCCGCTACGGTGATTGGGAGACCAAGGGCATCGCCTCGGACTTCTGA